The Bombus terrestris chromosome 16, iyBomTerr1.2, whole genome shotgun sequence genome includes a region encoding these proteins:
- the LOC100646210 gene encoding DNA replication ATP-dependent helicase/nuclease DNA2 isoform X3 produces the protein MKKSYSNNGTKLSQKKISVYFTKGISNSSTMNSTIEINAVNCETPRKRKISKDTDSTRVKIAKCDTISDACSIQSIHQTPRKQRLAIGNKDNVIDIFNSSSKNNDTDMAINETISEDIFITEYDWKENIDTNEYISTTYKSNKKQIMEKKTLLQEIQPDNHLIKENKTDHMKQSVFSDKKHEGIHSEIESFFTDDFKDCFEEEWCSNTSQINFNSLQRCKIIDVQREYNSILLTVNQEDCETSDTTVRCSDFWKDAKVQKDDIVVIQARKENNQWIIDNSNGFLIVQPDALISGTTVSGALFCKRKAVLSEKFRKMESLPPFMGDSTPLVIGSLVHELLQTAIRKNISEVSDITKLMNSILQTTDTCSLLYASNISLETCRQQILPYVPKIREFIQHYLKDKTQQGINNIKNNFKGRIAQIRDIEENIWLPKLGLKGKIDISAEVKVNCKQKIMPLEIKTGKPSFSLEHRAQVILYIMMMTLTGQDTDTGLLLYLRENNIQEINSTHPEKRDLILLRNSLASYFVPKSSEKLTNLTSKSDLQMLDLPEPINHHNACSKCTYNTLCCMYLSKDSSIQLSETNPLVELGKKILDKYKPSHIDYVLHWISLLQMEESSQSSNNVMRYLWTLSPEKREAKKTCICNLKVIGKVTDCDTKYRHTFVRSNLDTQFSNINIPYMEFSDNEYVLVSTNTRINLSAGFIAQRKENSITLILERDVTKYNINEFFHIDKYSSSSLFSGNLANVGGLMSDSEICEKLRDIVIDKKPACFEKGLPYPIIKASARILQNLNKIQQRAVLMAISAKEYLLIKGMPGTGKTQTIVALVEVLHKLGHSVLITSHTNSAVDNILLKLLHKNIDFLRLGSSTHPSLRHKSEAYATANCNTPSSLEAVYSSKNIIGVTCYGAHHALLGRRMFDVCIVDESTQVLQPTVLRPLYSAKKFILVGDPDQLPPIIKNKLARKLGADESLFARLDSENNTIKLTKQYRMNKNIMYLANKLTYNDMLEAGDTSIENATFVTPSKEVNVLTKEEEWIQKVLSSDISDSVIVLNTGCTNKLKENYNLSEKGYLDSDEVNSNIWEAVIVSKLVKTFLKVNANLENIGVIAPFRAHVNLLKKVVAEDIEINTVDQYQGRDKDIIIYSCAKSITNFSDIREDLEVLGDHRRLTVAITRAKHKLIVIADKRTISQYSAFKKLFYFIENKNIIDLDNSYNGFCWKNLLSIL, from the exons ATGAAGAAA aGCTACTCAAATAATGGCACAAAACTTTCTCAGAAGAAAATATCAGTTTATTTTACAAAAGGTATAAGTAATAGTAGTACAATGAATAGTACAATTGAAATCAATGCTGTAAATTGTGAAACaccaagaaagagaaagatttcAAAAGATACAGATTCAACACGagttaaaattgcaaaatgtgATACTATTTCAGATGCATGTAGCATACAAAGCATACATCAAACTCCAAGAAAACAAAGACTTGCAATTGGAAATAAAGACAATGTAATTGATATATTCAATAGCTCTAGTAAAAATAACGATACTGACATGGCTATAAATGAAACTATATCTGAAGACATTTTTATAACAGAATATGATTGGAAGGAAAATATAGATACCAATGAATATATAAGCACAACATATAAATCaaacaaaaaacaaataatggaaaagaaaacaCTGTTACAAGAGATTCAGCCTGATAATCATTTGATAAAAGAGAACAAAACAGATCATATGAAACAATCTGTGTTTAGTGATAAAAAGCATGAAGGAATTCATTCGGAAATAGAGTCATTTTTTACAGATGATTTTAAAGATTGTTTCGAGGAAGAATGGTGTTCAAATACTAgccaaattaattttaattccttGCAgagatgtaaaattattgatgtACAAAGggagtataatagtatattgtTAACTGTGAACCAAGAAGACTGTGAAACATCTGATACAACCGTCAGATGTTCAGATTTCTG GAAGGATGCTAAAGTACAAAAAGATGACATTGTTGTTATTCAAGCTAGAAAAGAAAATAACCAATGGATTATAGATAACAGTAATGGCTTTCTTATTGTTCAACCAGATGCATTAATATCTGGGACAACAGTATCTGGTGcattattttgtaaaagaaagGCAGTTTTAAGTGAAAAGTTTAGAAAGATGGAGAGTCTGCCTCCTTTCATGGGAGATTCCACACCACTGGTTATTGGAAGTTTAGTGCATGAATTATTGCAAACC GCAATAAGAAAAAACATTAGTGAAGTAAGCGATATTACAAAGTTAATGAACAGTATATTGCAGACCACAGACACATGCAGTTTACTTTATGCATCCAACATATCTTTGGAGACCTGTAGGCAGCAAATTCTCCCATATGTCCCAAAAATACGAGAATTTATCCAACATTATTTGAAag ataAAACGCAGCaaggtataaataatataaagaataacTTTAAAGGTAGAATTGCTCAAATTAGGGACATAGAAGAGAATATTTGGCTGCCTAAATTAGGTTTAAAAGGAAAGATAGATATTAGTGCAGAAGTTAAAGTAAATTGCAAACAAAAAATTATGCCACTTGAAATTAAGACAGGGAAGCCTTCATTTTCTTTGGAGCACAGGGCGCAAGTTATTCTTTACATCATGATGATGACTCTTACAGGTCAAGACACGGATACAGGTCTTTTACTTTATCTTAG GGAGAATAATATACAAGAGATTAATAGTACCCATCCTGAAAAAAGAGACTTGATACTATTAAGGAACTCCTTAGCTAGTTATTTTGTTCCCAAATCGAGTGAGAAATTAACGAATCTAACTTCTAAATCAGATTTGCAGATGTTGGATTTACCAGAGCCAATTAATCATCATAATGCCTGTTCAAAATGTACTTACAATACATTATGCTGTATGTACTTGAGCAAAGATTCAAGTATACAGTTATCTGAGACAAACCCATTAGTGGAGTTAGGAAAAAAAATCTTGGATAAATACAAACCTAGTCATATCGATTATGTGTTGCATTGGATTTCTTTATTACAGATGGAAGAAAGTTCACAGTCGAGCAATAATGTAATGAGATATCTATGGACATTAAGCCCAGAAAAAAG GGAAGCAAAGAAAACTTGTATATGTAATTTGAAAGTGATAGGAAAAGTTACTGATTGCGATACAAAATACAGACATACTTTTGTTCGCTCAAATCTCGACACACAATtctcaaatattaatattccatATATGGAATTTTCAGATAATGAATATGTTTTAGTTAGCACAAATACAAGGATAAATTTATCCGCAGGATTTATAGcacaaaggaaagaaaattctattacgttaatATTAGAAAG AGATGTCACCAAGTATAATATAAACGAATTTTTCCACATAGATAAGTACTCGTCTTCCAGCTTATTTTCTGGCAATCTTGCGAACGTAGGAGGTTTAATGAGTGACAGTGAAATTTGCGAGAAATTACGAGATATTGTGATAGACAA GAAACCAGCATGTTTTGAAAAAGGTTTGCCATATCCGATCATAAAGGCAAGTGCGaggatattacaaaatttaaataaaattcagcAAAGAGCAGTTTTAATGGCAATATCTGCGAAAGAATATCTTTTAATTAAGGGAATGCCAGGTACAGGAAAAACGCAGACAATAGTTGCTCTAGTAGAAGTCCTGCATAAACTAGGGCATTCTGTGTTAATTACTTCACATACAAACAGTGCTGTAgacaatattttattgaaactgTTACACAAGAATATCGACTTCCTGAGATTAGGATCATCGACCCATCCATCTTTAAGACACAAAAGTGAAGCGTACGCTACAGCAAATTGTAATACACCGAGTAGTTTAGAGGCGGTGTATTCTAGTAAA AATATTATCGGCGTAACTTGTTACGGAGCCCATCATGCACTTCTTGGAAGACGTATGTTTGACGTATGTATCGTGGATGAAAGCACGCAGGTGTTGCAACCAACTGTATTACGTCCTTTATACAGtgcaaagaaatttattcttgTAGGAGATCCTGACCAATTGCCCCCAATTATTAAGAACAAGTTAGCCAG AAAACTTGGTGCAGATGAATCCTTATTTGCTCGGTTGGATAGCGAAAACAATACTATTAAGCTAACAAAACAGTatagaatgaataaaaatataatgtactTAGCAAATAAGCTTACATATAATGACATGTTAGAAGCAGGTGATACTTCCATAGAGAATGCTACTTTCGTTACACCATCCAAAGaagtaaat GTTTtaacaaaagaagaagaatggaTACAGAAGGTATTATCATCTGATATAAGTGACTCCGTAATCGTATTAAACACGGGATGTACCAATAAACTAAAAGAAAACTATAACTTAAGTGAAAAAGGATATCTAGATAGCGACGAAGTGAACTCAAACATTTGGGAAGCTGTTATAGTGTCTAAACTAgtgaaaacatttttaaaa GTGAATGCGAATCTTGAAAATATTGGCGTTATTGCACCATTTAGAGCGCAtgttaatttattgaaaaaagttGTTGCAGAGGATATAGAGATAAATACTGTTGATCAATATCAAGGACGCGATAAAGACATCATAATTTATTCATGCGCTAAAAGTATAACTAACTTTAGTGATATAAGAGAG gATTTAGAAGTACTGGGGGACCACCGGCGATTAACTGTGGCTATAACTAGAGCAAAGCATAAGTTAATTGTCATAGCGGATAAAAGAACTATATCTCAATATTCGGCcttcaaaaaattattttattttattgaaaataaaaatataatagatttAGATAATAGCTATAATGGGTTTTGCTGGAAAAATCTTCTaagtattttgtaa
- the LOC100646210 gene encoding DNA replication ATP-dependent helicase/nuclease DNA2 isoform X6: MKKSYSNNGTKLSQKKISVYFTKDACSIQSIHQTPRKQRLAIGNKDNVIDIFNSSSKNNDTDMAINETISEDIFITEYDWKENIDTNEYISTTYKSNKKQIMEKKTLLQEIQPDNHLIKENKTDHMKQSVFSDKKHEGIHSEIESFFTDDFKDCFEEEWCSNTSQINFNSLQRCKIIDVQREYNSILLTVNQEDCETSDTTVRCSDFWKDAKVQKDDIVVIQARKENNQWIIDNSNGFLIVQPDALISGTTVSGALFCKRKAVLSEKFRKMESLPPFMGDSTPLVIGSLVHELLQTAIRKNISEVSDITKLMNSILQTTDTCSLLYASNISLETCRQQILPYVPKIREFIQHYLKDKTQQGINNIKNNFKGRIAQIRDIEENIWLPKLGLKGKIDISAEVKVNCKQKIMPLEIKTGKPSFSLEHRAQVILYIMMMTLTGQDTDTGLLLYLRENNIQEINSTHPEKRDLILLRNSLASYFVPKSSEKLTNLTSKSDLQMLDLPEPINHHNACSKCTYNTLCCMYLSKDSSIQLSETNPLVELGKKILDKYKPSHIDYVLHWISLLQMEESSQSSNNVMRYLWTLSPEKREAKKTCICNLKVIGKVTDCDTKYRHTFVRSNLDTQFSNINIPYMEFSDNEYVLVSTNTRINLSAGFIAQRKENSITLILERDVTKYNINEFFHIDKYSSSSLFSGNLANVGGLMSDSEICEKLRDIVIDKKPACFEKGLPYPIIKASARILQNLNKIQQRAVLMAISAKEYLLIKGMPGTGKTQTIVALVEVLHKLGHSVLITSHTNSAVDNILLKLLHKNIDFLRLGSSTHPSLRHKSEAYATANCNTPSSLEAVYSSKNIIGVTCYGAHHALLGRRMFDVCIVDESTQVLQPTVLRPLYSAKKFILVGDPDQLPPIIKNKLARKLGADESLFARLDSENNTIKLTKQYRMNKNIMYLANKLTYNDMLEAGDTSIENATFVTPSKEVNVLTKEEEWIQKVLSSDISDSVIVLNTGCTNKLKENYNLSEKGYLDSDEVNSNIWEAVIVSKLVKTFLKVNANLENIGVIAPFRAHVNLLKKVVAEDIEINTVDQYQGRDKDIIIYSCAKSITNFSDIREDLEVLGDHRRLTVAITRAKHKLIVIADKRTISQYSAFKKLFYFIENKNIIDLDNSYNGFCWKNLLSIL; encoded by the exons ATGAAGAAA aGCTACTCAAATAATGGCACAAAACTTTCTCAGAAGAAAATATCAGTTTATTTTACAAAAG ATGCATGTAGCATACAAAGCATACATCAAACTCCAAGAAAACAAAGACTTGCAATTGGAAATAAAGACAATGTAATTGATATATTCAATAGCTCTAGTAAAAATAACGATACTGACATGGCTATAAATGAAACTATATCTGAAGACATTTTTATAACAGAATATGATTGGAAGGAAAATATAGATACCAATGAATATATAAGCACAACATATAAATCaaacaaaaaacaaataatggaaaagaaaacaCTGTTACAAGAGATTCAGCCTGATAATCATTTGATAAAAGAGAACAAAACAGATCATATGAAACAATCTGTGTTTAGTGATAAAAAGCATGAAGGAATTCATTCGGAAATAGAGTCATTTTTTACAGATGATTTTAAAGATTGTTTCGAGGAAGAATGGTGTTCAAATACTAgccaaattaattttaattccttGCAgagatgtaaaattattgatgtACAAAGggagtataatagtatattgtTAACTGTGAACCAAGAAGACTGTGAAACATCTGATACAACCGTCAGATGTTCAGATTTCTG GAAGGATGCTAAAGTACAAAAAGATGACATTGTTGTTATTCAAGCTAGAAAAGAAAATAACCAATGGATTATAGATAACAGTAATGGCTTTCTTATTGTTCAACCAGATGCATTAATATCTGGGACAACAGTATCTGGTGcattattttgtaaaagaaagGCAGTTTTAAGTGAAAAGTTTAGAAAGATGGAGAGTCTGCCTCCTTTCATGGGAGATTCCACACCACTGGTTATTGGAAGTTTAGTGCATGAATTATTGCAAACC GCAATAAGAAAAAACATTAGTGAAGTAAGCGATATTACAAAGTTAATGAACAGTATATTGCAGACCACAGACACATGCAGTTTACTTTATGCATCCAACATATCTTTGGAGACCTGTAGGCAGCAAATTCTCCCATATGTCCCAAAAATACGAGAATTTATCCAACATTATTTGAAag ataAAACGCAGCaaggtataaataatataaagaataacTTTAAAGGTAGAATTGCTCAAATTAGGGACATAGAAGAGAATATTTGGCTGCCTAAATTAGGTTTAAAAGGAAAGATAGATATTAGTGCAGAAGTTAAAGTAAATTGCAAACAAAAAATTATGCCACTTGAAATTAAGACAGGGAAGCCTTCATTTTCTTTGGAGCACAGGGCGCAAGTTATTCTTTACATCATGATGATGACTCTTACAGGTCAAGACACGGATACAGGTCTTTTACTTTATCTTAG GGAGAATAATATACAAGAGATTAATAGTACCCATCCTGAAAAAAGAGACTTGATACTATTAAGGAACTCCTTAGCTAGTTATTTTGTTCCCAAATCGAGTGAGAAATTAACGAATCTAACTTCTAAATCAGATTTGCAGATGTTGGATTTACCAGAGCCAATTAATCATCATAATGCCTGTTCAAAATGTACTTACAATACATTATGCTGTATGTACTTGAGCAAAGATTCAAGTATACAGTTATCTGAGACAAACCCATTAGTGGAGTTAGGAAAAAAAATCTTGGATAAATACAAACCTAGTCATATCGATTATGTGTTGCATTGGATTTCTTTATTACAGATGGAAGAAAGTTCACAGTCGAGCAATAATGTAATGAGATATCTATGGACATTAAGCCCAGAAAAAAG GGAAGCAAAGAAAACTTGTATATGTAATTTGAAAGTGATAGGAAAAGTTACTGATTGCGATACAAAATACAGACATACTTTTGTTCGCTCAAATCTCGACACACAATtctcaaatattaatattccatATATGGAATTTTCAGATAATGAATATGTTTTAGTTAGCACAAATACAAGGATAAATTTATCCGCAGGATTTATAGcacaaaggaaagaaaattctattacgttaatATTAGAAAG AGATGTCACCAAGTATAATATAAACGAATTTTTCCACATAGATAAGTACTCGTCTTCCAGCTTATTTTCTGGCAATCTTGCGAACGTAGGAGGTTTAATGAGTGACAGTGAAATTTGCGAGAAATTACGAGATATTGTGATAGACAA GAAACCAGCATGTTTTGAAAAAGGTTTGCCATATCCGATCATAAAGGCAAGTGCGaggatattacaaaatttaaataaaattcagcAAAGAGCAGTTTTAATGGCAATATCTGCGAAAGAATATCTTTTAATTAAGGGAATGCCAGGTACAGGAAAAACGCAGACAATAGTTGCTCTAGTAGAAGTCCTGCATAAACTAGGGCATTCTGTGTTAATTACTTCACATACAAACAGTGCTGTAgacaatattttattgaaactgTTACACAAGAATATCGACTTCCTGAGATTAGGATCATCGACCCATCCATCTTTAAGACACAAAAGTGAAGCGTACGCTACAGCAAATTGTAATACACCGAGTAGTTTAGAGGCGGTGTATTCTAGTAAA AATATTATCGGCGTAACTTGTTACGGAGCCCATCATGCACTTCTTGGAAGACGTATGTTTGACGTATGTATCGTGGATGAAAGCACGCAGGTGTTGCAACCAACTGTATTACGTCCTTTATACAGtgcaaagaaatttattcttgTAGGAGATCCTGACCAATTGCCCCCAATTATTAAGAACAAGTTAGCCAG AAAACTTGGTGCAGATGAATCCTTATTTGCTCGGTTGGATAGCGAAAACAATACTATTAAGCTAACAAAACAGTatagaatgaataaaaatataatgtactTAGCAAATAAGCTTACATATAATGACATGTTAGAAGCAGGTGATACTTCCATAGAGAATGCTACTTTCGTTACACCATCCAAAGaagtaaat GTTTtaacaaaagaagaagaatggaTACAGAAGGTATTATCATCTGATATAAGTGACTCCGTAATCGTATTAAACACGGGATGTACCAATAAACTAAAAGAAAACTATAACTTAAGTGAAAAAGGATATCTAGATAGCGACGAAGTGAACTCAAACATTTGGGAAGCTGTTATAGTGTCTAAACTAgtgaaaacatttttaaaa GTGAATGCGAATCTTGAAAATATTGGCGTTATTGCACCATTTAGAGCGCAtgttaatttattgaaaaaagttGTTGCAGAGGATATAGAGATAAATACTGTTGATCAATATCAAGGACGCGATAAAGACATCATAATTTATTCATGCGCTAAAAGTATAACTAACTTTAGTGATATAAGAGAG gATTTAGAAGTACTGGGGGACCACCGGCGATTAACTGTGGCTATAACTAGAGCAAAGCATAAGTTAATTGTCATAGCGGATAAAAGAACTATATCTCAATATTCGGCcttcaaaaaattattttattttattgaaaataaaaatataatagatttAGATAATAGCTATAATGGGTTTTGCTGGAAAAATCTTCTaagtattttgtaa
- the LOC100646210 gene encoding DNA replication ATP-dependent helicase/nuclease DNA2 isoform X5, whose amino-acid sequence MKKVSQSAKSYSNNGTKLSQKKISVYFTKDACSIQSIHQTPRKQRLAIGNKDNVIDIFNSSSKNNDTDMAINETISEDIFITEYDWKENIDTNEYISTTYKSNKKQIMEKKTLLQEIQPDNHLIKENKTDHMKQSVFSDKKHEGIHSEIESFFTDDFKDCFEEEWCSNTSQINFNSLQRCKIIDVQREYNSILLTVNQEDCETSDTTVRCSDFWKDAKVQKDDIVVIQARKENNQWIIDNSNGFLIVQPDALISGTTVSGALFCKRKAVLSEKFRKMESLPPFMGDSTPLVIGSLVHELLQTAIRKNISEVSDITKLMNSILQTTDTCSLLYASNISLETCRQQILPYVPKIREFIQHYLKDKTQQGINNIKNNFKGRIAQIRDIEENIWLPKLGLKGKIDISAEVKVNCKQKIMPLEIKTGKPSFSLEHRAQVILYIMMMTLTGQDTDTGLLLYLRENNIQEINSTHPEKRDLILLRNSLASYFVPKSSEKLTNLTSKSDLQMLDLPEPINHHNACSKCTYNTLCCMYLSKDSSIQLSETNPLVELGKKILDKYKPSHIDYVLHWISLLQMEESSQSSNNVMRYLWTLSPEKREAKKTCICNLKVIGKVTDCDTKYRHTFVRSNLDTQFSNINIPYMEFSDNEYVLVSTNTRINLSAGFIAQRKENSITLILERDVTKYNINEFFHIDKYSSSSLFSGNLANVGGLMSDSEICEKLRDIVIDKKPACFEKGLPYPIIKASARILQNLNKIQQRAVLMAISAKEYLLIKGMPGTGKTQTIVALVEVLHKLGHSVLITSHTNSAVDNILLKLLHKNIDFLRLGSSTHPSLRHKSEAYATANCNTPSSLEAVYSSKNIIGVTCYGAHHALLGRRMFDVCIVDESTQVLQPTVLRPLYSAKKFILVGDPDQLPPIIKNKLARKLGADESLFARLDSENNTIKLTKQYRMNKNIMYLANKLTYNDMLEAGDTSIENATFVTPSKEVNVLTKEEEWIQKVLSSDISDSVIVLNTGCTNKLKENYNLSEKGYLDSDEVNSNIWEAVIVSKLVKTFLKVNANLENIGVIAPFRAHVNLLKKVVAEDIEINTVDQYQGRDKDIIIYSCAKSITNFSDIREDLEVLGDHRRLTVAITRAKHKLIVIADKRTISQYSAFKKLFYFIENKNIIDLDNSYNGFCWKNLLSIL is encoded by the exons ATGAAGAAAGTAAGTCAGTCTGCTAag aGCTACTCAAATAATGGCACAAAACTTTCTCAGAAGAAAATATCAGTTTATTTTACAAAAG ATGCATGTAGCATACAAAGCATACATCAAACTCCAAGAAAACAAAGACTTGCAATTGGAAATAAAGACAATGTAATTGATATATTCAATAGCTCTAGTAAAAATAACGATACTGACATGGCTATAAATGAAACTATATCTGAAGACATTTTTATAACAGAATATGATTGGAAGGAAAATATAGATACCAATGAATATATAAGCACAACATATAAATCaaacaaaaaacaaataatggaaaagaaaacaCTGTTACAAGAGATTCAGCCTGATAATCATTTGATAAAAGAGAACAAAACAGATCATATGAAACAATCTGTGTTTAGTGATAAAAAGCATGAAGGAATTCATTCGGAAATAGAGTCATTTTTTACAGATGATTTTAAAGATTGTTTCGAGGAAGAATGGTGTTCAAATACTAgccaaattaattttaattccttGCAgagatgtaaaattattgatgtACAAAGggagtataatagtatattgtTAACTGTGAACCAAGAAGACTGTGAAACATCTGATACAACCGTCAGATGTTCAGATTTCTG GAAGGATGCTAAAGTACAAAAAGATGACATTGTTGTTATTCAAGCTAGAAAAGAAAATAACCAATGGATTATAGATAACAGTAATGGCTTTCTTATTGTTCAACCAGATGCATTAATATCTGGGACAACAGTATCTGGTGcattattttgtaaaagaaagGCAGTTTTAAGTGAAAAGTTTAGAAAGATGGAGAGTCTGCCTCCTTTCATGGGAGATTCCACACCACTGGTTATTGGAAGTTTAGTGCATGAATTATTGCAAACC GCAATAAGAAAAAACATTAGTGAAGTAAGCGATATTACAAAGTTAATGAACAGTATATTGCAGACCACAGACACATGCAGTTTACTTTATGCATCCAACATATCTTTGGAGACCTGTAGGCAGCAAATTCTCCCATATGTCCCAAAAATACGAGAATTTATCCAACATTATTTGAAag ataAAACGCAGCaaggtataaataatataaagaataacTTTAAAGGTAGAATTGCTCAAATTAGGGACATAGAAGAGAATATTTGGCTGCCTAAATTAGGTTTAAAAGGAAAGATAGATATTAGTGCAGAAGTTAAAGTAAATTGCAAACAAAAAATTATGCCACTTGAAATTAAGACAGGGAAGCCTTCATTTTCTTTGGAGCACAGGGCGCAAGTTATTCTTTACATCATGATGATGACTCTTACAGGTCAAGACACGGATACAGGTCTTTTACTTTATCTTAG GGAGAATAATATACAAGAGATTAATAGTACCCATCCTGAAAAAAGAGACTTGATACTATTAAGGAACTCCTTAGCTAGTTATTTTGTTCCCAAATCGAGTGAGAAATTAACGAATCTAACTTCTAAATCAGATTTGCAGATGTTGGATTTACCAGAGCCAATTAATCATCATAATGCCTGTTCAAAATGTACTTACAATACATTATGCTGTATGTACTTGAGCAAAGATTCAAGTATACAGTTATCTGAGACAAACCCATTAGTGGAGTTAGGAAAAAAAATCTTGGATAAATACAAACCTAGTCATATCGATTATGTGTTGCATTGGATTTCTTTATTACAGATGGAAGAAAGTTCACAGTCGAGCAATAATGTAATGAGATATCTATGGACATTAAGCCCAGAAAAAAG GGAAGCAAAGAAAACTTGTATATGTAATTTGAAAGTGATAGGAAAAGTTACTGATTGCGATACAAAATACAGACATACTTTTGTTCGCTCAAATCTCGACACACAATtctcaaatattaatattccatATATGGAATTTTCAGATAATGAATATGTTTTAGTTAGCACAAATACAAGGATAAATTTATCCGCAGGATTTATAGcacaaaggaaagaaaattctattacgttaatATTAGAAAG AGATGTCACCAAGTATAATATAAACGAATTTTTCCACATAGATAAGTACTCGTCTTCCAGCTTATTTTCTGGCAATCTTGCGAACGTAGGAGGTTTAATGAGTGACAGTGAAATTTGCGAGAAATTACGAGATATTGTGATAGACAA GAAACCAGCATGTTTTGAAAAAGGTTTGCCATATCCGATCATAAAGGCAAGTGCGaggatattacaaaatttaaataaaattcagcAAAGAGCAGTTTTAATGGCAATATCTGCGAAAGAATATCTTTTAATTAAGGGAATGCCAGGTACAGGAAAAACGCAGACAATAGTTGCTCTAGTAGAAGTCCTGCATAAACTAGGGCATTCTGTGTTAATTACTTCACATACAAACAGTGCTGTAgacaatattttattgaaactgTTACACAAGAATATCGACTTCCTGAGATTAGGATCATCGACCCATCCATCTTTAAGACACAAAAGTGAAGCGTACGCTACAGCAAATTGTAATACACCGAGTAGTTTAGAGGCGGTGTATTCTAGTAAA AATATTATCGGCGTAACTTGTTACGGAGCCCATCATGCACTTCTTGGAAGACGTATGTTTGACGTATGTATCGTGGATGAAAGCACGCAGGTGTTGCAACCAACTGTATTACGTCCTTTATACAGtgcaaagaaatttattcttgTAGGAGATCCTGACCAATTGCCCCCAATTATTAAGAACAAGTTAGCCAG AAAACTTGGTGCAGATGAATCCTTATTTGCTCGGTTGGATAGCGAAAACAATACTATTAAGCTAACAAAACAGTatagaatgaataaaaatataatgtactTAGCAAATAAGCTTACATATAATGACATGTTAGAAGCAGGTGATACTTCCATAGAGAATGCTACTTTCGTTACACCATCCAAAGaagtaaat GTTTtaacaaaagaagaagaatggaTACAGAAGGTATTATCATCTGATATAAGTGACTCCGTAATCGTATTAAACACGGGATGTACCAATAAACTAAAAGAAAACTATAACTTAAGTGAAAAAGGATATCTAGATAGCGACGAAGTGAACTCAAACATTTGGGAAGCTGTTATAGTGTCTAAACTAgtgaaaacatttttaaaa GTGAATGCGAATCTTGAAAATATTGGCGTTATTGCACCATTTAGAGCGCAtgttaatttattgaaaaaagttGTTGCAGAGGATATAGAGATAAATACTGTTGATCAATATCAAGGACGCGATAAAGACATCATAATTTATTCATGCGCTAAAAGTATAACTAACTTTAGTGATATAAGAGAG gATTTAGAAGTACTGGGGGACCACCGGCGATTAACTGTGGCTATAACTAGAGCAAAGCATAAGTTAATTGTCATAGCGGATAAAAGAACTATATCTCAATATTCGGCcttcaaaaaattattttattttattgaaaataaaaatataatagatttAGATAATAGCTATAATGGGTTTTGCTGGAAAAATCTTCTaagtattttgtaa